The genomic interval caaataacaataatacaaataaataataatagtacaTCAAGCATATAGGATACTtataagtaaaattattttgttaacTAATATATGTTGATATCATGTgattgttgaacaagtttgATTCAAAAGATGCAAATAATATCAACTCATTAGTTTGtgacaaaaaaatattcatatttatcaTATTGTCAATTATATTCTTGAGCTGATTTGATCTTATGGTTGCATATCTAGAGATGGATTGATGTAgtaaacaataacaataataagttaaaaaaacacACAAATTTGGGAACAAATGATACCTGTTAAAGGCAAGTTATTTGATAAAATCACAGAAtaaaaacaaagataaaaaaacaaaaagatgacAATGTTCATAATTCTGCAAAGTTTCCaagatatattattatattatttttgtataaataatattatctcATAATAATTGTCTTCAGAATCCATTTCATTAGCTGTACAagttctaaaaaatattatttattttgacgaaaaaaaaaaacttagatgCACCAAGATACATAGAgcatatatgaaaataaatagtcTTCAGTCTGTCCCAAGTGGTCCCAAGTGATATTCAGTATCCCTATCGGTACAGTAACTTCGTACCTCAGTGATGACTGATTATATTAAGCCAAGGGATCGGGGAGATCAATCATACTTTATTCCATTACCCTCCAAGCTTTGGGACGAAGCTGTGGTGGACTAAGACTCTTTTCGTTGGGTTGCCTTTCCGGTAAGAGAGTAAGCGTATGAAGAAGAGTTCATAGGCGGATTATTGCAACCTCAACCATTCCACAATTTTTTTACTTCAATtgtctttaatattttttttatgtaaataattcAATACACCATTGTTCTTAAGGGTAGTTTGTAGTGATTTTCTCTATTAGTGTCATATTAATTTATTCTATTCTCTAATGTAatgactaaaaataaataaaatcatgtGTAGAAACTGAAAATACACATTTTCAAGAATGTAGAAAAAGTAAGTATAAATACTAAATTATACGTGTATATAtacataatttgttttattctcAAGAAAGAATTTTGTGTCAAATATACTTGGACAAAAAGAATTAactaaatgttaattttttatgtaaaaaaaaggGGGCAAAGTAGCTTTTAAAAACACTATCATGGTTCTTTTACAACAACAACCAcctacaattttattttagatttttaacctttaattttaatttattttaaagaccAAATATGGCCTAATTATAACTTGATTGGGTTTTGATGCGTGggaataatttttcaaattcataatttagttaaattttaGTTAAGTATATTATGTTAACTTTGAAAAGAATTTTACTTACATACACAgtgttatataaaatttattatactgataaatttatgaatattaaattGAACATTGACAGattctttgaatatattaattttaataagttTCGTATAATTTAAAAACTGGTTAATTCTTTACCAGTTAAGTTCATTTTTAACCCTTAATATATTCTAATATTGTATATGCATAAATATTAGATTTATCCAACGTTTAATATGTAAAATCATACAAATAATAACACATGattccaaaaataattttgttaaatttgtatcctataaaaaaaatatttataaaaatagataTGCAGTAAATGTCCTTCATCAAATTGTACTgcagaatatatttttattatatatatgattttataataaaagaatgaaaaattttgtaaataattttttaaaattcatttttcattctaacaaaataattaaattatctaatttctttaatattttaagatgattagttaatttattttaccAACAAATTACATTTTTAAGAGACAATAGAAAGtagataaatataaatcaatcaAAATGTTAATCAAtgtgaatgtttttttttaattatttgagtTTGGAAAAATTATATACTTAAGTTGTTGTGatcaattaagaaaaaagaGTGTGATGGTAATCTAAATTAGTAGACATGTTTGTTGTGTAACTTGATGTTTTGGAAATAATATCAAACATATTTGAAAGCTTGTGGATATTTTAACTGCTTTTATTGAAAGCAAACCAGTTCAACATATGTCAAACTAATGTTTTTACATTTACttaattaagtttaatttaaacGCACTCTCAAGTGATATACGTTGTGTTTAGAGTGAGATTTCATTTAAATTTGAGATACATGAAATTACGGTTTAATTAGTATAAATCAGTTTTGGATTGAATTAGGAGTTTGGACtagtctcttttttttttagtttgatttGGTTAATTAGAAAGTTTGAGTAAAAAGCAGATATTTTTGGATATGATAGAATTATGCAGAAACAATTAAGtgttaaattaaagtttatttttatatgagaattgttgtttttgttttgttttttatatatctCCTTCAGTATAGTTGTTCAAATGATGGCCATGTAATAATGCTCACTTAAGTTATAGTTTGGAGTTTGACTGAGAGATgccaaaaaagaaatatatccTTTACAAATTTCATCACTCAAATAATAAGTAGTcgtttaaaagaaaaaaaaaaaactaaaccaaTTTTTTATCTTCTAAAATTACTATCACTCGAACCATGGTATCAAATCATAGTTTTAATTTGACAACTTAAGTGATAAATTTTATCACATTTAGTATGTTATAGTAGAAATGATGATTCTCTTATAATTGGATAAGTATATGTGTTAGAATATCGTGGATCGCATGTATATGTAATTCATGGATGTGGAAATATGAGAGATGACAAAAAATGAGAGAATTAATGGAAAAGAAAACCCTTCATTCTTCAAAGTATTTAAAACTGGGAGTTACATCAATTACTTAAAGGGATGAGCTTGTGCCACCAACACCCCGTTATAAGCACGTCCTCGCTCAACAAAATCACGATCAATGAACTTTCCCTATTAGAATAAGAAAAGTAAATTAAAGACAGAAAAAGAAAACGAAATATAGCACAACAACTTGTGCAACCAGACATAAGCTGCAAGATCAGATAAGTGGGGAAGGATGATTGGTATTTAAGGTGAGGTGGGAATATATAGATGAGGTTTAAGGTTGAAAAACCGTCTAAATCGAGCATGTTACCAACCCCATCTTTTGCCCCATCTACATCCCTCAAACAATTTTACTTGAGGAATGAAGAATACTAACGAATGAATGCATCCAATTTCCCTATGAAACTTATTCTCCTTTTGAAATTACTCAATAATCGTCTTTGCGAAATTCAATTAACGCAAGAGCTACCTATGGATAATcagtaaattataaattagaataactatgttttccaaaatcaagaaacctTATATGGCGATTTTTTTCATTGCATACCAACATAAAGACTAACTGTTTAACCCTCTCATTGTCACACGATATTTTTCACAGATTTTGTCCTCACGAATGGTTTTGATGATGGGCAGAAAGTTTTAATAACAAGACTACTATTTCCATTCTAAGACAGCTCTATCAtttcttaaaagaaatataacATCCAAAATATTAGTTCTataatagttaaaattaaatcgtttgaattaaataaattttaacacagattaaatatattataaaattgactAAGCACAACTTAATGCAAAGAATAAATCTTTTACTGACTATTCTAGTCACTACCTGTAGTTTTACGCAAAGAACCATACTTTGAAGGTATGGTAATACACCTTCAACCCTTCTCTTGATCAAAGATGCCAGAAGCTTGACCAAAAACCACAAAGCAGAACACaaatttttacaaaagaaattgaTTATACATTTAATCATTTTCGTTAATCTAACCAGAGGTCCTGAACAATTCCTAATGAAAATAACAAGACTGCTCAAACCGCTTTCACGAATCAAATATAACCTTCATTCGCAATGAAAACAAATAAGATGAAAACATTATTTGCAAATCACAATACGTAAAGCTCAACAAATACCGAATAAAATAGACCATATAATTGTATTCAGaccaaaattaaaattgttcaaATAAGTACGATTGTTCAGATAATGGGTAAACTAAAACCAACAAACAAACAACTGGACAAACAAAACAAGAGTTAAAAAACTAATATCCTCCTTTAAGATCATTAACCACGTCATAAGGAATGGGGGTGACAGTCTCCAATGTAGCTCCTTCAACCATGAAACCTGGTTTAGGACCCTTAGGTTGTCTCTTGGTGCTAATTTTTTCACCCTTTGCCTTAGCTTCCGCCTTGAGTTGATCATTCTTGATCTTCCTCAAGCGGAACTCCTCGGTGCACCTTGAAGGCATGACGTGCTCAACACGCACATGAATCCTCTTTCTAATAATTCGGTTTCCTACCTGCACATCACACAATACATACTCAACACAAAATCCCCTATTTCAAAAAACACACCCTCAAGAAATCAAACCACCATTAGAACCCATCAATAGGGAAACCATAATGCGCTGAAGGCATAAAATACTAATTAGAGAGAGCACTATTAAACTTCAAACTACTAAAATCaaacaaacaacatatggaGGATAGAAAAACCTATAACATAAATAGACACAAAAAAATGCCAAATCCAAACGCATATAATTGACATTGGAAATGATAATCCAACACATACACGAAATAACTGATccagaagaaaaataaaaacgaTATTAAGGTTTGTGGGAGAGTAATACCTGTTTGTTAACCTCTACACCAATGGCGCGCTTGGTGACGTTCCAGACGCGACCGGTGCGGCCATGGTAGAACTTATGAGGCATCCCCTTGTGGACGGCGCCGTTAACCTTGACGTCAACATAATCACCGATGTGGTAAGTTCGGAGGTAAGTGGTGAGGGCGATGGTTCCCTTCTTCCTGAAAGGACGAGAGAAGGAATCTCTGGTGCGAGATCTCAAACCGTGACCGGCCGGCATGGTTGCTTACCTAGGGTTTGTCACTCACTCTCTGCGCTCGGCTTGGGTAGAAGGAAGTATCGTAAACCTTCtttacattttcttttataGTGGAGCAGATCGCTAGGGTTTTGGTATGTCCAACGGCTTTTAATTGggctttttttttaaatgggcTTATGTGGTACATCTCAGGCCTTAATGATATCCAATTCCCTTAACTACACAcccttttttaataaataaggtAGGAGTggcttaaatataattttattaattttccaaattatggagtattctaataatatttttttttcatgatagTTGAGATTAAAGAAAATTCACGATTTAGTCAGTGAAATAttttttgctttaaaaatattaaatttggtGTTAGAAAAATAATTCTAATTGTGGATAGCTAAGAAATATGCtacttttgtttctttttctaaattttgttatcaaagtaatttttttaatgttcagATTGTAAGAtgatatcattttaattttattattccaTACATTTAATTTTCAACAAAAGAataaattgttgaaaaaaaagtCTAAAATAGTCATTCTTTTACCAATTATCAATCacttataaaagtccaaaatgtaatatttaattcagTTCTCATCATCATGTTGTATCACATTTGGATAAATTCGCTGATGATTcatcattttgtttttttataattttaatttatatataatttttagcAATCTTTATCTTAATTATCAATGAtatttcaattcaaaaaatacatacaaaataatattaaaaaattaattatgttgcattttataatttaaatattcaaataattaatatatatatatatataacaattataaaaataaaaaatatatatatataggtaaaATGTATGGATGGGAGGtagttatatatattcatttttctTCACTTAAAAAACTTATTATAATGTGAGTTGCAGTTCATGAAACCTAGTTAAAAAAAAGGAGAATATTTTTCACCATCAAAAACTACCAAATTGAGTTTTTGAGAATTCAAGCTTAGTAATTCATGTCATTAATTggagaaaaatatataagagaTTGCCCTAAAGAACAATGAAACAAATCTTCTATCACAATCAACGTTTACAAATAATACTCATGAGTTGttattgataaaaattaaataaacgcATTATTTACCATCTAGAATGACGTAATAAGATGTTTATACTTTGAAAACACAATTAGAAAATTCCAAAACGAGTTAGAAATGATACtaagaataaaattatgtatACTAAATATGAAAGTATGGATTGGTGATTTTATCAAAAATAGACATTAGACATCATCATGTGCAACACACTCACCAAATaccaacataaaaaaatagtttgaggtgatggattttaaaaaaatttatttgaatttaaaatgttataaaaacataattgatATCATACACTTGCAATCCTAAAAAAAAAGGACATGATTTTTCTCAATACAACAAGACAACTATGACTTAACTGAGGGCTATTTGTTCTtacattttcatatattttttttccatctctataaatttttatattttcaaaaatacctctctataatattctggattacataatccgatagtcttttttaacttccgaattacataatttgaaaatcTATTTTCAAACTCGtgtctggattatataatctggagaATACTATATAAGGGTGGCACAATAAATTTTCCCATTGTGTATGAGATTGTGTATTAGTAGAAAAACTCTTAACTAAGTTCGATTTGGGTCATATCAAACCTAGGCCTGTCATAGTAAACTAAAAGATTTGGAACAGTATTTTTGAATTCAAAATCTTCCTCCATTTGTTTTTGTAATTGGGGAGCCAAAACACCAATTCTTAGACACCTTAAATTATAGTCCTTGTAAAGTTTGGCATTTGATCCCAACGACAATACCACATAAGAATTTATGATGTAAAAAACACTAAAATACTTTCTAActgtaataaattattaaaaaaatgtacaaGGATTAAAACTTAAATCAAGAATTATTAAGGACAAAATAAATGGTCATAAACAGTATTAACAGATTATTAtacctttattttattactttgaattgatgaaaaacatattttacatagaaaaattaaaattacatcatagaaattaaaatttaacgatattttatattttacatcgaaatttatataaaaagtgTCCTTGAAACCACTTATGAGAAAAATAAGTGGATTCTAAACAATAATAACTTCATATTATAATCTGTATTACCCATAAAATGAAATTTACAAATACAAGTATTTATTGTTTAATGGTTTACTAAAAGTTATACAAGtgttaaataaaatttgaaggaataaaaaaaattgtacttaAGAATCCTTGGCTATTAAATGGCTTAAACAGGATTATAATTTGACTTAATTctgttttaattcttatattaaatttttgtttgatttttttattatttaaaagatgACCTAAACAAAATTAGAGATGAAAACAACACAAAAAGTTGATTGTTTTAATAAAAGACCTAAATCAAGATTAAAAACAATTCTGAAGAACGAAAAGCATATTCAATCGTatttactttaaag from Phaseolus vulgaris cultivar G19833 chromosome 1, P. vulgaris v2.0, whole genome shotgun sequence carries:
- the LOC137814682 gene encoding large ribosomal subunit protein eL21z/eL21y, with the protein product MPAGHGLRSRTRDSFSRPFRKKGTIALTTYLRTYHIGDYVDVKVNGAVHKGMPHKFYHGRTGRVWNVTKRAIGVEVNKQVGNRIIRKRIHVRVEHVMPSRCTEEFRLRKIKNDQLKAEAKAKGEKISTKRQPKGPKPGFMVEGATLETVTPIPYDVVNDLKGGY